One genomic window of Mus musculus strain C57BL/6J chromosome 4, GRCm38.p6 C57BL/6J includes the following:
- the Aunip gene encoding aurora kinase A and ninein-interacting protein, with product MRHRGPEEEACGVWLDAAALKRRKMQTHLIKLGTKMLPLLPGERKPNDPFTQRRGTRQTSIASFVTLQSGMASGGNQKNIFSLKENQTNKECKRTQLDCLDDGLLSPLVTSAPADIQEAGHPRSPQISGCQGLEMSSLTMMSLTQPDVLMGTGESKGPLDSSFSQYLERSCLLDQREAKRKGEGLRESKTDCPGMGSHIRPPGSKCHQPLDKAEMGKRGPTKENRQAPVHLQTYRSGSCSRKKTLLVTESPCPLSLFPWDSERSDRDSWSQLFTEDSQGQQVIAHNTKMPFRDVTNARNQGSGQFPDSPQAQGQDGPAQLHLQSYLLFTQDSEGNRVIRH from the exons ACACATTTAATCAAACTAGGCACCAAAATGCTGCCATTGCTTCCTGGAGAGAGGAAACCTAATGATCCTTTTACCCAAAGAAGAGGCACTAGACAGACCAGCATTGCATCTTTTGTCACGCTACAATCAG GAATGGCAAGTGGTGGTAACCAGAAGAACATTTTCTCTCTCAAAGAAAATCAGACCAACAAAGAATGCAAGAGAACCCAGCTAGACTGTTTGGATGATGGCTTGCTATCACCTTTGGTCACTTCAGCTCCTGCAGACATCCAGGAAGCTGGGCATCCTCGGTCTCCCCAGATTTCAGGCTGCCAGGGTTTGGAAATGTCATCTTTGACTATGATGTCTTTGACCCAGCCTGATGTCCTGATGGGCACTGGAGAGAGTAAAGGCCCCCTGGATTCTTCCTTTTCCCAATACTTGGAACGTTCTTGTTTGCTGGACCAAAGAGAGGccaagaggaaaggggaagggctTCGTGAATCTAAGACAGACTGTCCAGGGATGGGAAGCCACATCAGACCACCGGGGAGTAAATGCCATCAGCCCTTGGACAAAGCTGAAATGGGCAAGAGGGGGCCTACCAAGGAAAACAGGCAGGCCCCTGTGCATCTTCAGACCTATAGATCTGGATCCTGCAGTAGGAAAAAAACACTATTGGTGACAGAAAGCCCTTGTCCTCTTTCCTTATTTCCCTGGGACAGTGAAAGGAGTGACAGGGACTCCTGGAGTCAGCTTTTCACTGAGGATTCACAAGGCCAGCAAGTCATTGCCCACAACACTAAAATGCCTTTCCGAGATGTGACCAATGCTAGGAATCAAGGCTCAGGGCAGTTTCCTGACAGCCCACAGGCTCAGGGCCAAGACGGGCCTGCTCAGTTACATCTGCAGTCATACCTGCTCTTTACCCAGGACTCTGAGGGTAATCGGGTTATCAGGCACTAG
- the Mtfr1l gene encoding mitochondrial fission regulator 1-like isoform X1 codes for MEANVTIPIWQNKPHGAARSVVRRIGTNLPLKPCPRASFETLPNISDLCLKDVPPVPTLADIAWIAADEEETYARVRSDTRPLRHTWKPSPLIVMQRNASVPNLRGSEERLLALKKPALPALSRTTELQDELSHLRSQIAKIVAADAASASLTPDFFSSGSSNVSSPLPCFGSSLHSTTSFVISDITEETEVEVPELPTVPLLCSASPECCKPEHKTTCSSSEEDDCISLSKASSFADMMGILKDFHRIKQSQDLSRSLLKEEDPAVLISEVLRRKFALKEEDISRKGN; via the exons ATGGAAGCCAATGTG aCTATCCCAATCTGGCAAAACAAGCCACATGGGGCTGCTCGAAGTGTGGTAAGAAGAATTGGGACCAATCTCCCCCTGAAGCCCTGTCCACGGGCATCCTTTGAG ACCCTGCCCAACATCTCTGACCTGTGTTTGAAAGATGTCCCTCCAGTCCCTACTCTGGCTGACATTGCCTGGATTGCTGCAGATGAAGAGGAAACATATGCTCGGGTCAG GAGTGATACACGCCCTCTGAGACATACCTGGAAGCCTAGCCCTCTGATTGTCATGCAACGTAATGCCTCAGTGCCCAACCTTCGTGGCTCTGAGGAGAGGCTCCTGGCCCTGAAGAAGCCGGCCCTGCCTGCCCTGAGCCGCACCACTGAGCTGCAGGATGAGCTCAGCCACCTGCGCAGCCAGATCGCTAAAATCGTGGCGGCAGACGCAG CTTCGGCTTCATTAACACCAGATTTCTTCTCTTCCGGAAGTTCGAATGTCTCTTCGcctttgccttgctttgggtcCTCCCTCCACTCTACAACTTCCTTTGTCATTAGTGACATCACCGAGGAGACGGAGGTGGAGGTCCCTGAGCTCCCAACCGTCCCCCTACTTTGTTCTGCCAGCCCTGAGTGTTGCAAACCAGAACACAAAACTACCTGCAGCTCATCTGAAGAGGATGACTGCATCTCTCTGTCCAAGGCCAGCAGCTTTGCAGACATGATGGGCATCCTGAAGGATTTTCACCGGATAAAACAGAGCCAAGACCT GAGCCGGAGTTTACTGAAGGAAGAAGACCCTGCTGTCCTCATCTCTGAGGTCCTCAGGAGGAAGTTTGCCCTGAAGGAAGAAGACATCAGTAGAAAAGGGAACTGA
- the Selenon gene encoding selenoprotein N precursor (UGA stop codon recoded as selenocysteine): MGQARPAARRPHSPDPGAQPAPPRRRARALALLGALLAAAAAVAAARACALLADAQAAARQESALKVLGTDGLFLFSSLDTDQDMYISPEEFKPIAEKLTGSVPVANYEEEELPHDPSEETLTIEARFQPLLMETMTKSKDGFLGVSRLALSGLRNWTTAASPSAAFAARHFRPFLPPPGQELGQPWWIIPGELSVFTGYLSNNRFYPPPPKGKEVIIHRLLSMFHPRPFVKTRFAPQGTVACLTAISDSYYTVMFRIHAEFQLSEPPDFPFWFSPGQFTGHIILSKDATHIRDFRLFVPNHRSLNVDMEWLYGASETSNMEVDIGYVPQMELEAVGPSVPSVILDEDGNMIDSRLPSGEPLQFVFEEIKWHQELSWEEAARRLEVAMYPFKKVNYLPFTEAFDRARAEKKLVHSILLWGALDDQSCUGSGRTLRETVLESPPILTLLNESFISTWSLVKELEDLQTQQENPLHRQLAGLHLEKYSFPVEMMICLPNGTVVHHINANYFLDITSMKPEDMENNNVFSFSSSFEDPSTATYMQFLREGLRRGLPLLQP; encoded by the exons ATGGGCCAGGCCAGGCCCGCAGCGCGCCGCCCGCACAGCCCGGACCCCGGCGCTCAGCCCGCGCCTCCACGCCGCCGCGCCCGCGCCCTGGCGCTGCTCGGAGCCCTGCTGGCGGCCGCCGCCGCTGTCGCCGCTGCCCGGGCCTGCGCGCTCCTCGCCGACGCCCAGGCGGCCGCGCGGCAG GAATCGGCATTAAAGGTCCTGGGGACAGAtggcctctttctcttttcctcgcTGGACACTGACCAGGATATGTACATCAGTCCGGAGGAATTCAAACCCATTGCGGAGAAACTGACAG GGTCAGTTCCTGTGGCCAACTACGAGGAGGAGGAACTGCCCCATGACCCCAGCGAGGAGACTCTTACCATAGAAGCCCGATTCCAGCCTCTGCTCATggagaccatgaccaaaagcaaagaTGGCTTCCTAGGG gtctcccgCCTCGCTCTGTCCGGCCTCCGCAACTGGACCACAGCAGCCTCGCCGAGTGCAGCGTTTGCTGCCCGCCACTTCCGGCCCTTCCTGCCCCCTCCAGGTCAGGAGCTGGGCCAGCCCTGGTGGATTATCCCCGGGGAGCTGAGCGTCTTCACGGGCTATTTGTCCAACAACCGCTTCTACCCACCACCGCCCAAGGGCAAGGAG GTCATCATCCATCGCCTGTTAAGCATGTTCCATCCACGCCCCTTCGTGAAGACCCGCTTTGCCCCTCAGGGCACCGTGGCCTGTCTGACTGCCATCAGCGATTCCTACTACACCGTGATGTTCCG GATCCACGCGGAGTTTCAGCTCAGCGAGCCTCCTGACTTCCCCTTCTGGTTCTCGCCCGGCCAGTTCACCGGCCATATCATCTTATCCAAAGATGCTACACACATCCGTGACTTCAGGCTGTTTGTGCCCAATCACAG GTCCCTGAATGTGGACATGGAGTGGCTGTATGGGGCCAGTGAGACCAGCAACATGGAGGTGGACATTGGCTACGTCCCCCAG ATGGAGCTGGAGGCTGTGGGCCCCTCGGTGCCCTCTGTGATCCTAGATGAGGACGGCAACATGATTGACAGCCGCCTGCCCTCAGGAGAACCCCTCCAGTTTGTGTTTGAGGAGATCAAGTGGCATCAGGAGCTGAGCTGGGAAGAGGCTGCCCGGCGCCTGGAGGTGGCCATGTATCCCTTCAAGAAG GTCAACTACCTGCCGTTCACGGAGGCCTTTGACAGAGCCAGAGCTGAGAAGAAACTTGTTCATTCCATCTTGCTGTGGGGGGCCCTGGACGACCAGTCCTGCTGAG GTTCCGGGCGGACTCTCCGGGAGACTGTCCTGGAAAGCCCGCCCATCCTCACTCTCCTCAATGAGAGCTTCATCAGTACCTGGTCCCTGGTAAAGGAGCTAGAAGACCTGCAG ACCCAGCAGGAGAACCCACTCCACAGGCAGCTGGCAGGCCTGCACTTGGAGAAGTACAGCTTTCCTGTAGAGATGATGATCTGTCTGCCCAACGGCACTGTG GTCCACCACATCAATGCCAACTACTTCCTTGACATCACCTCCATGAAGCCTGAAGACATGGAGAATAATAACGTCTTCAGCTTCTCATCCAGCTTTGAGGACCCGTCCACAGCTACCTACATGCAGTTCCTGAGGGAAGGACTCCGGCGGGGCCTGCCCCTCCTCCAGCCCTAG